TCTCTACTTTTGTCGCTATGATAAAACCGAGTTTTGATGATATTTACATGGATTTGGCGGTCAATCTGGCTAAAAGATCGCATTGCGTAAAAATAAGTGTGGGCGCAGTATTGGCAAAAGATACGCGCATTATTTCTTTGGGATACAACGGTCCGCCTGCTGGAACTTACAATTGCGATGAAGTATGGCCCGAAAAAGGTTGTCCGAGAGATAGCAAAGGAAGTTGCTCTTTGGCGCTTCACGCGGAACAAAATGCAATTTTATACGCTTCTAAAAATAAATCTTCGTTAGAAGGTTCTACACTTTACATCACGCTTTCGCCATGTATTGCCTGCGCCAGAATTATTTTTTCGACTGG
The Bacteroidia bacterium DNA segment above includes these coding regions:
- a CDS encoding dCMP deaminase family protein → MIKPSFDDIYMDLAVNLAKRSHCVKISVGAVLAKDTRIISLGYNGPPAGTYNCDEVWPEKGCPRDSKGSCSLALHAEQNAILYASKNKSSLEGSTLYITLSPCIACARIIFSTGISKVIYRDSYAEYKGIPSDEGVDFLKKFGVQVERFKASEK